Proteins from one Phocoena sinus isolate mPhoSin1 chromosome 8, mPhoSin1.pri, whole genome shotgun sequence genomic window:
- the THY1 gene encoding thy-1 membrane glycoprotein: protein MNPTTGITLLLTVLQVARGQKVTSLTACLVDQSLRLDCRHENTTNLPIQYEFSLTRETKKHVLFGTIGVPEHAYRSRTNFFSKYNLKVLYLSGFTTKDEGTYTCALHLSGQTPIVSNRNVSVLRDTLVKCGGISLLIQNTSWLLLLLLLLPLLQAMDFISL from the exons ATGAACCCTACCACTGGCATCACTCTCTTGCTGACAG TCTTACAGGTGGCCCGTGGGCAGAAGGTGACCAGCCTGACAGCCTGCCTGGTGGACCAGAGCCTTCGTCTAGACTGCCGCCATGAGAATACCACCAACCTGCCCATTCAGTACGAGTTCAGCCTGACGCGTGAGACAAAGAAGCACGTGCTCTTTGGCACCATTGGGGTCCCTGAGCACGCATACCGCTCCCGAACCAACTTCTTCAGCAAGTACAATCTCAAGGTCCTCTACCTGTCGGGCTTCACCACCAAGGATGAGGGGACCTACACGTGCGCACTCCACCTCTCTGGCCAGACTCCCATCGTCTCCAACAGGAATGTCTCTGTGCTCAGAG ATACACTGGTCAAGTGCGGAGGCATAAGCCTGCTGATCCAGAACACCTCGtggctgcttctgcttctgctcttgCTGCCCCTCCTGCAGGCCATGGATTTCATCTCCCTGTGA